In Achromobacter spanius, the following proteins share a genomic window:
- a CDS encoding LysR family transcriptional regulator, whose translation MISLGLRYFLEVARCGSIAGAAAAQHVAASAVSRQIAKLEDGLGIALFERQARGMELSEAGRQLAAYANAAALEAERVTTEIRQRSHVGDVTIRLACTEGFAHHFLPLCMAEFKHMRPEARFHLHVERPEEVSRHILEGLAQMALRYTTAQDDRLKTELLTRAPVYAVMCRKHPLAGRRSVSMRDLVNFPLSLGDQGTTVRQLFDAACANAGLHIEPAYVSNHSAAFLPMLPGSQIVALSGYLTLMGQLGVEGELAAVPFSNPEMRQRSIQVLTLQGRTLPLLAREFLAFMADRLTAAPRWPE comes from the coding sequence ATGATTTCACTGGGTCTACGGTATTTTCTGGAGGTGGCGCGCTGCGGCTCGATCGCGGGCGCGGCGGCGGCGCAGCATGTGGCTGCCTCCGCAGTCAGCCGCCAGATCGCCAAACTGGAAGACGGGCTGGGCATTGCGCTGTTCGAACGCCAGGCGCGCGGCATGGAGCTGAGCGAAGCCGGACGCCAGCTTGCCGCCTATGCCAACGCCGCGGCCCTGGAGGCCGAGCGCGTCACCACCGAAATCCGCCAGCGCAGCCACGTGGGCGACGTCACGATTCGGCTGGCGTGCACCGAAGGCTTCGCGCATCACTTCCTGCCGCTTTGCATGGCCGAGTTCAAACACATGCGGCCCGAGGCACGCTTCCATCTGCACGTGGAACGCCCGGAAGAGGTCAGCCGGCATATTCTGGAAGGCCTGGCGCAGATGGCCCTGCGCTACACCACCGCGCAGGACGACCGCCTGAAAACAGAATTGCTGACCCGCGCACCCGTCTACGCCGTGATGTGCCGCAAGCACCCGCTGGCCGGCCGCCGCAGCGTCAGCATGCGCGACCTGGTGAATTTTCCGCTGTCACTGGGCGACCAGGGCACCACGGTGCGGCAACTGTTCGACGCCGCCTGCGCCAACGCCGGCCTGCACATCGAACCCGCCTACGTCTCGAACCATTCCGCCGCGTTCCTGCCCATGCTGCCGGGCAGCCAGATCGTTGCCCTGTCCGGCTACCTGACGCTGATGGGGCAACTGGGTGTCGAAGGCGAGCTTGCGGCGGTGCCGTTCAGCAATCCGGAAATGCGGCAGCGAAGCATCCAGGTACTGACCTTGCAGGGCAGAACCCTGCCGCTGCTGGCGCGGGAGTTTTTGGCGTTCATGGCTGATCGTTTGACGGCTGCGCCGAGGTGGCCGGAGTAG
- a CDS encoding M20 family metallopeptidase produces MNREQAVLQAVEAFDNGTLESTLARRVAYATESEVPDQAPTQHAYLNQDLIPTLTELGFTCEVHANPAGVDLPILVARRVEQPGLPTVLMYGHGDVVRGNAAKWEAGRDPWRLQVDGDRWYGRGTADNKGQHSINLEALRHVIAARGGKLGFNATWLIETGEEAGSPGLAAFCDAQRDALAADVFIASDGPRLRAARPTLFMGSRGAVNFELSLRARERGYHSGNWGGLLANPAIVLMHAIGTMVDAQGRITVPGLRPPPIPAAVAAALADLDVGGGEDDPEINHWWGEPGLSAPEKVFGWNSLDVLTFGAGDPAKPVNAIPPEAVAWCQLRFVVGTDWRALETHVREHLRQGGFEAVQVRIGMQGGATRLSPDNAWVRWAAASLERTTGKRPALLPNLGGSLPNEIFADLLGLPTLWVPHSYPACAQHAPNEHLLGSVAREGLAIMAGLYWDLGDQGQSLCQIAAATAA; encoded by the coding sequence GTGAACCGCGAACAAGCCGTCCTGCAAGCCGTCGAAGCCTTCGACAATGGCACCCTTGAATCCACGCTGGCGCGCCGCGTCGCCTACGCCACGGAAAGCGAGGTGCCGGACCAGGCGCCCACCCAGCACGCCTACCTGAATCAGGACTTGATTCCGACGCTGACCGAGTTGGGCTTCACCTGTGAGGTGCACGCCAACCCCGCCGGCGTCGACCTGCCCATTCTGGTGGCGCGCCGCGTGGAACAGCCGGGGCTGCCGACCGTGCTGATGTATGGGCATGGCGACGTGGTGCGCGGCAATGCCGCCAAATGGGAAGCCGGGCGCGACCCGTGGCGCCTGCAAGTGGACGGCGACCGCTGGTATGGACGCGGCACCGCCGACAACAAGGGTCAGCATTCCATCAACCTGGAAGCGTTGCGGCACGTGATCGCCGCACGCGGCGGCAAGCTGGGCTTTAACGCCACCTGGCTGATCGAGACCGGCGAGGAAGCCGGGTCGCCCGGCTTGGCCGCGTTCTGCGATGCGCAGCGCGATGCCTTGGCCGCCGACGTCTTCATTGCCAGCGACGGCCCGCGCCTGCGTGCGGCGCGCCCCACCCTGTTCATGGGCTCGCGCGGCGCGGTGAACTTTGAACTGTCCTTACGCGCACGCGAACGCGGCTATCACTCGGGCAACTGGGGCGGCTTGCTGGCCAACCCGGCCATCGTGCTGATGCACGCCATCGGTACGATGGTGGACGCGCAAGGCCGCATCACCGTGCCGGGCTTGCGTCCGCCTCCCATCCCCGCCGCCGTGGCCGCCGCCTTGGCCGACCTGGACGTGGGCGGTGGCGAAGACGACCCCGAAATCAACCATTGGTGGGGCGAACCCGGCCTGTCCGCGCCTGAAAAAGTGTTTGGCTGGAACAGCCTGGACGTGCTGACCTTTGGCGCGGGCGACCCCGCCAAGCCGGTCAACGCGATTCCGCCAGAGGCCGTGGCGTGGTGCCAACTGCGTTTTGTGGTCGGCACCGATTGGCGCGCGCTGGAAACCCATGTGCGCGAACACCTGCGCCAAGGCGGGTTTGAAGCCGTGCAAGTGCGCATCGGCATGCAGGGCGGCGCAACCCGTCTATCGCCCGACAACGCCTGGGTGCGCTGGGCCGCCGCGTCGCTGGAACGCACCACCGGCAAGCGCCCCGCGCTGCTGCCGAACCTGGGTGGCTCGCTACCCAATGAAATTTTTGCCGACCTGCTGGGCCTGCCCACGCTGTGGGTGCCGCATTCCTACCCCGCCTGCGCGCAGCATGCGCCCAACGAACATCTGCTGGGCAGCGTGGCGCGCGAAGGGCTGGCCATCATGGCGGGTTTGTACTGGGACCTGGGCGATCAAGGCCAAAGCCTGTGCCAGATCGCGGCCGCCACGGCGGCGTGA
- a CDS encoding efflux RND transporter permease subunit, with protein MIRALLHRPIACIFLALALTLLGAVAWRLLPVAPLPQVDFPTIEVRAELPGASPESMASTVAAPLERALGSIAGVSAMTSSSNQGATRVQLQFELDRDINEAARDVQAAINASRGDLPAGMPQNPSYRKVNPSQAPIMALALSSATRPAGQLYDLGSTVLAQKLSQINGVGEVTMGGSSLPAVRVQVNPNALAHYGVALDDVRNAISDAAPMRPLGQLDSAGQRWEVGTPEQPRTAPEYGSLIVRHEDGAVIRLSQVARVSDSVENRYSSGFHNQNPAVVLTISRQTGANIIETIGAINDALPGLRALMPADVDLTVALDRSPGINATLREAHITLGLATGLVILVVWLFLGNARAAAIPSVAIPVCLIATFAVMHAWGFSLNNLSLMALIVAAGLVVDDAIVVLENISRHIERGLSPTKAALRGVREVGFTLVAMTVALSVVFVSILFMGGLVERLFREFSITLVAATVISLVVSVAIIPALCARWLKPAAHPDPTDPTAAPPRPSRMQAAFARVHDWYGRSLARVLGHARLTLVLLAAVVGLNVYLYIDAPKGFLPVQDTGQLMGFVRGDDGFSFQVMQPKIDQYRQLVLKHPAVQDVIGYNGGNLGISNSLFLIRLKPVAERGESSTEVINWLRTNAPAVPGGMFFLNVDQDLRMPGGFGNSGDHELAIMASDVPTLRQWSRKISKAMQEIPELRDVDAEGDGATQQVVINIDRSAAQRLGVDMNTISSVLSNSFSQRQVATMYDAMNQYRVVLELDPRYTEDPEVLEQVQVVAADGTRIPLTAFATYENGLVNDRVFHDGLFAAVGVGFSLAPGVSLEQGLAAIDATLASLMVPSTIQTRLGGDARNFQQSLQDQPWLILAVLIAIYLVLGILYESPLHPLTILSTLPSAGVGALLALRLANIEFTLIALLGLFLLVGIVMKNAILMIDFALSLERREGLPPEQAIHRAAMLRLRPIVMTNLAGLLGALPLVLGMGEGSELRRPLGIAIVGGLMISQFLTLYTTPIVYLALERLRLKVGGVGRATPATSAQPSNDQP; from the coding sequence ATGATACGCGCGCTGCTGCATCGCCCCATCGCCTGCATCTTTCTGGCGTTGGCGCTGACCTTGCTGGGCGCGGTGGCGTGGCGGCTGCTGCCCGTTGCCCCCTTGCCGCAGGTGGATTTCCCCACGATTGAAGTGCGCGCCGAACTCCCCGGCGCCAGCCCGGAAAGCATGGCCAGCACTGTGGCCGCGCCGCTTGAGCGCGCCTTGGGCAGCATCGCCGGCGTCAGCGCCATGACCTCGTCCAGCAACCAGGGCGCCACCCGCGTGCAGTTGCAGTTTGAACTGGACCGCGACATCAACGAAGCCGCCCGCGACGTTCAAGCCGCCATCAACGCGTCGCGCGGCGACCTGCCCGCGGGCATGCCGCAAAACCCCAGCTACCGCAAGGTCAACCCGTCACAAGCGCCCATTATGGCGCTGGCGCTCAGTTCGGCCACGCGCCCCGCCGGCCAGCTTTATGACCTGGGATCGACGGTGCTGGCGCAAAAGCTGTCGCAGATCAACGGCGTGGGCGAAGTCACGATGGGCGGCAGCTCGCTGCCCGCCGTGCGCGTGCAGGTCAACCCGAACGCCCTGGCGCACTACGGCGTGGCGCTGGACGATGTGCGCAACGCCATCTCCGATGCCGCGCCCATGCGCCCGCTGGGCCAATTGGATTCGGCTGGCCAGCGCTGGGAAGTGGGCACGCCCGAACAGCCGCGCACCGCCCCGGAATACGGCAGCCTGATCGTGCGCCATGAAGACGGCGCGGTGATCCGCCTGTCGCAAGTGGCGCGCGTCAGCGATTCCGTCGAAAACCGCTACAGCAGCGGTTTTCATAACCAGAACCCCGCCGTAGTGCTGACCATCAGCCGCCAGACCGGCGCAAACATCATTGAAACCATCGGCGCCATCAACGACGCCCTCCCCGGCCTGCGCGCGCTGATGCCCGCCGACGTGGACCTGACCGTGGCGCTGGACCGCTCGCCCGGCATCAACGCCACCCTGCGCGAAGCCCACATCACGCTGGGGCTGGCGACCGGGCTGGTCATCCTGGTGGTCTGGCTGTTCCTGGGCAACGCGCGCGCGGCGGCCATCCCCAGCGTGGCGATTCCGGTGTGCCTGATCGCCACCTTCGCCGTCATGCACGCCTGGGGGTTTTCGCTGAACAACCTGTCGCTGATGGCGCTGATCGTGGCCGCCGGGCTGGTGGTGGATGACGCCATCGTGGTTCTGGAAAACATTTCACGCCACATCGAACGCGGCCTGTCGCCCACCAAGGCCGCGCTGCGCGGCGTGCGCGAAGTGGGCTTCACGCTGGTGGCGATGACGGTGGCGCTGAGCGTGGTCTTCGTGTCCATCCTGTTCATGGGCGGGCTGGTGGAACGCCTGTTCCGCGAGTTCTCCATCACGCTGGTCGCGGCCACGGTGATATCGCTGGTGGTGTCGGTGGCCATCATCCCGGCCTTGTGCGCGCGCTGGTTGAAGCCAGCCGCCCATCCCGACCCCACCGACCCCACCGCAGCCCCGCCGCGCCCTTCCCGCATGCAGGCCGCCTTTGCGCGCGTGCATGATTGGTACGGCAGATCGCTCGCCCGCGTGCTGGGCCATGCGCGCCTGACTTTGGTGCTGCTGGCCGCCGTGGTTGGCCTGAACGTGTATCTGTACATCGACGCGCCCAAGGGCTTTCTGCCGGTGCAAGACACCGGCCAACTGATGGGCTTCGTGCGGGGCGATGACGGCTTTTCGTTCCAGGTGATGCAACCCAAAATCGACCAGTACCGCCAACTGGTGTTGAAGCACCCCGCCGTGCAAGACGTCATCGGCTACAACGGCGGCAACCTGGGCATCAGCAATTCGCTGTTTTTGATCCGGCTAAAACCCGTGGCCGAACGTGGGGAATCGTCCACCGAGGTCATCAACTGGCTGCGCACCAACGCGCCGGCCGTGCCGGGCGGCATGTTCTTCCTGAACGTCGATCAAGACTTGCGCATGCCCGGCGGCTTCGGCAATTCCGGCGACCACGAACTGGCCATCATGGCCAGCGACGTGCCCACGCTGCGGCAATGGTCACGCAAGATCTCCAAGGCCATGCAGGAAATCCCCGAACTGCGCGACGTGGATGCCGAAGGCGACGGCGCCACGCAGCAGGTCGTGATCAACATCGACCGCAGCGCGGCGCAACGGCTGGGCGTGGACATGAATACGATCAGCAGCGTCTTGAGCAATTCATTCAGCCAACGGCAGGTGGCGACGATGTACGACGCCATGAACCAGTACCGCGTGGTGCTGGAGCTGGACCCGCGCTACACCGAAGACCCCGAAGTGCTGGAACAGGTGCAGGTGGTGGCGGCCGACGGCACCCGCATTCCGCTGACCGCCTTCGCCACGTATGAAAACGGCCTGGTCAACGACCGCGTCTTCCACGATGGCCTGTTCGCGGCCGTGGGCGTGGGCTTTTCGCTGGCGCCCGGCGTGTCGCTGGAACAGGGCCTGGCCGCCATCGACGCCACGCTGGCCAGCTTGATGGTGCCGTCCACCATCCAGACGCGCCTGGGCGGCGACGCCCGCAATTTCCAGCAAAGCCTGCAAGACCAACCCTGGCTGATCCTGGCCGTGCTGATTGCCATCTACCTGGTGCTGGGCATTCTGTACGAAAGCCCGTTGCACCCGCTGACCATCCTGTCCACCCTGCCGTCTGCCGGCGTGGGCGCGCTGCTGGCCTTGCGCCTCGCCAACATCGAATTCACGCTGATCGCGCTGCTGGGCCTTTTCCTGCTGGTGGGCATCGTGATGAAGAACGCCATCCTGATGATCGACTTCGCCCTCAGCCTGGAACGCCGCGAAGGCCTGCCCCCCGAACAAGCCATCCACCGCGCCGCCATGCTGCGCCTGCGCCCCATCGTCATGACCAACCTGGCCGGCCTGCTGGGCGCGCTGCCCCTGGTGCTGGGCATGGGCGAAGGCTCGGAACTGCGCCGCCCCCTGGGCATCGCCATCGTGGGGGGCCTGATGATCAGCCAGTTCTTGACGCTGTATACGACGCCGATTGTTTATTTGGCGCTGGAAAGGCTGCGGTTGAAGGTGGGGGGTGTGGGGCGCGCTACTCCGGCCACCTCGGCGCAGCCGTCAAACGATCAGCCATGA
- a CDS encoding catalase produces MASKKPAAKGAAGALPTAYMNTDSGPAAGPAGKPTEPALKRAAAVGATAASMPHNANKAAEYGEQAARCPYTGAQTTPPDPSVGASSLSESESTAKTGDAAAPGVNEVHGRLSRVRSDGSGQQLTTNQGVPVADNQHSLKAGLRGPALLKDFILREKITHFDHERIPERIVHARGSAAHGYFECYKPLTDLTAASLFAEQGKRTPVFVRFSTVAGERGSKDTARDVRGFAVKFYTDEGNWDLVGNNMPVFFIQDAMKFPDLVHAVKPEPHHGMPQAASAHDTFWDFVSLMPESTHMLMWVMSDRGIPRSYRMMQGFGVHTFRFVNASGESRLVKFHWNPVLGTHSQVWDEAVKVSGADPDFHRRDLWEAIDAGHGPEWELGVQIFTEEDAERYSFDVLDATKIVPEELVPITPIGRMVLDRNPDNFFAETEQVAFCTAHVVPGIDFTNDPLLAGRIHSYVDTQISRLGGPNFHEIPINAPVAPVHNNQRDGMHRQAIHRGRVAYEPNSLAGGCPFQAGMQGFVPFPEPIAGDELRGHPEKFAEHYNQAALFYNSQTDWEKQHIIHAFSFELSKVTVPAIRQRMVASLRNVSDELAQGVADLLGMVLPEPMPRAAAQPPKPEVEVSPALSLTARPGDGGVATRKVAILVAEGVDGAAVTAVADALIQAGVVVRLVGQRIGPVQAEGGGMFDADASLDNHPSGLFDGAVVPGGEGAVTRLQADGRALEFLRDAFRHGKTLLGLGRGGQLFGSAGIAPNEADSGLLMGGGAPAKSAAAFIQALAMHRHPERETMPPMV; encoded by the coding sequence ATGGCAAGCAAGAAACCCGCAGCCAAGGGCGCCGCTGGCGCATTGCCCACTGCATACATGAACACCGACAGCGGCCCGGCCGCCGGTCCCGCTGGCAAGCCGACCGAGCCCGCGCTAAAGCGCGCGGCCGCCGTGGGCGCCACGGCTGCGTCCATGCCCCACAACGCCAACAAGGCCGCCGAATATGGTGAACAGGCCGCGCGCTGTCCTTACACCGGCGCGCAGACGACGCCGCCGGACCCCTCCGTGGGCGCAAGTTCCTTGTCGGAATCCGAATCCACCGCCAAGACCGGCGACGCCGCCGCGCCGGGGGTCAACGAGGTGCACGGGCGCCTGTCACGGGTGCGTTCGGACGGCAGCGGCCAGCAGTTGACGACTAACCAGGGCGTGCCGGTTGCAGACAACCAGCATTCGCTCAAGGCCGGTCTGCGCGGGCCGGCGCTGCTGAAAGACTTCATCCTGCGCGAAAAAATTACCCACTTCGATCACGAGCGCATTCCCGAGCGCATCGTGCACGCGCGCGGCTCGGCCGCCCACGGTTACTTCGAGTGCTACAAGCCCTTGACCGACCTGACCGCCGCGTCCCTGTTTGCAGAACAAGGCAAGCGCACGCCGGTGTTCGTGCGCTTTTCCACGGTGGCGGGCGAGCGGGGGTCCAAGGACACCGCGCGCGACGTGCGCGGTTTTGCCGTCAAGTTCTATACCGACGAAGGCAACTGGGATCTGGTCGGCAACAACATGCCTGTCTTCTTCATCCAGGACGCGATGAAATTTCCGGACCTGGTGCACGCGGTAAAGCCTGAACCGCACCATGGCATGCCGCAGGCCGCGTCGGCCCACGACACGTTCTGGGACTTTGTGTCCTTGATGCCGGAGTCCACCCACATGCTGATGTGGGTGATGTCCGACCGGGGCATTCCGCGCAGCTATCGGATGATGCAAGGCTTTGGCGTGCATACCTTCCGCTTCGTCAATGCCAGCGGGGAGTCGCGCCTGGTGAAGTTCCACTGGAACCCGGTGCTGGGCACGCATTCGCAGGTATGGGACGAAGCCGTCAAGGTATCGGGGGCCGACCCCGACTTCCACCGCCGCGATCTGTGGGAAGCCATTGACGCGGGCCACGGCCCGGAATGGGAACTGGGTGTGCAGATCTTCACCGAGGAAGACGCCGAGCGCTACAGCTTCGACGTGCTGGACGCCACCAAGATCGTGCCCGAGGAACTGGTGCCCATCACCCCCATCGGCCGCATGGTGCTGGACCGCAATCCCGACAACTTCTTCGCGGAAACCGAGCAGGTGGCCTTCTGTACGGCGCACGTGGTGCCGGGCATCGATTTCACGAACGACCCGCTGTTGGCCGGCCGCATCCATTCGTATGTGGACACGCAAATCTCGCGCTTGGGCGGCCCCAATTTCCATGAAATTCCCATCAACGCGCCGGTGGCGCCGGTCCATAACAACCAGCGCGATGGCATGCATCGCCAGGCCATCCATCGGGGCCGCGTGGCCTACGAACCGAATTCGCTGGCAGGCGGGTGTCCGTTCCAGGCGGGCATGCAGGGCTTTGTGCCGTTCCCCGAGCCGATCGCGGGCGATGAATTGCGCGGGCACCCCGAGAAGTTCGCCGAGCACTACAACCAGGCCGCGCTGTTCTACAACAGCCAGACTGATTGGGAAAAGCAGCACATCATTCACGCCTTCTCGTTTGAGCTGAGCAAGGTGACGGTGCCCGCCATCCGCCAACGCATGGTGGCGTCGCTGCGCAACGTGTCTGACGAACTGGCGCAGGGCGTGGCCGACCTGTTGGGCATGGTCTTGCCCGAACCGATGCCGCGCGCGGCGGCGCAACCGCCCAAGCCGGAAGTCGAGGTGTCACCCGCGTTGTCCCTGACTGCCAGGCCGGGCGATGGCGGCGTGGCCACGCGCAAGGTCGCCATCCTGGTCGCAGAAGGCGTGGACGGCGCGGCCGTGACGGCGGTGGCCGATGCGCTGATCCAGGCGGGCGTGGTGGTGCGCTTGGTGGGCCAACGCATTGGCCCCGTGCAGGCCGAAGGCGGCGGCATGTTCGACGCCGATGCATCGCTGGACAATCATCCGTCCGGGCTGTTCGACGGCGCGGTGGTGCCGGGCGGCGAAGGCGCGGTGACGCGCTTGCAGGCGGATGGCCGCGCGCTGGAGTTCTTGCGCGATGCGTTCCGGCACGGCAAGACCTTGCTGGGTTTGGGCCGGGGAGGGCAGTTGTTCGGGTCGGCCGGCATTGCGCCCAACGAGGCGGACAGCGGCCTGTTGATGGGCGGCGGCGCGCCGGCAAAAAGCGCGGCGGCGTTCATCCAGGCGCTGGCCATGCATCGGCACCCTGAGCGGGAAACGATGCCGCCGATGGTGTAA
- a CDS encoding Bug family tripartite tricarboxylate transporter substrate binding protein, whose amino-acid sequence MTARFCAAVMAFNLAVAAYAGEAHAAYPEQAIKIVVPFTPGGATDAVARLLANKLSGSLGQSVIVENRPGASTVIGADAVARAQPDGYTLLLSGSTTYTVLPALKPSLPYDPLRSFEHIGIVAMAPVVLLAQNGLAANTVQEAAALAKQQSSKGGLMYGTFGPGSAPHLAGEMFAEAAGAKMMPVPYKGSAQLITAMIGGEVSLGVDTVSSAAPQVRAGKVRALAVTGEHRMPQLPDVPTFAEAGIPQVSFVGWYALAAPARTPAPVIDTLNRAVEKIMQDPQVRKAVSDLALEPVYLPGQALKDQIAKEVKTFGDVAKRADIKLE is encoded by the coding sequence ATGACCGCTAGATTTTGTGCCGCCGTGATGGCGTTCAACCTTGCCGTCGCCGCCTATGCGGGCGAGGCCCACGCCGCCTATCCCGAGCAGGCGATCAAGATCGTCGTGCCGTTCACGCCCGGCGGCGCCACCGATGCGGTGGCGCGGCTCTTGGCCAACAAGCTGTCGGGCAGCCTGGGCCAGTCGGTCATTGTCGAGAACCGCCCCGGCGCGTCCACGGTGATCGGCGCCGACGCGGTGGCACGCGCGCAACCCGACGGCTACACCTTGCTGCTATCGGGCAGCACCACGTACACGGTGCTGCCGGCGCTGAAACCGTCGTTGCCCTACGACCCGTTGCGTAGCTTCGAACACATCGGCATCGTCGCCATGGCGCCGGTGGTGCTGCTGGCGCAGAACGGGTTGGCGGCCAACACGGTGCAGGAAGCCGCGGCACTTGCCAAACAGCAAAGCAGCAAGGGCGGGCTGATGTACGGCACCTTTGGGCCGGGCTCCGCACCGCATCTGGCCGGAGAAATGTTCGCCGAGGCCGCCGGCGCGAAGATGATGCCCGTGCCGTACAAGGGCAGCGCGCAGTTGATCACCGCGATGATCGGCGGCGAAGTGTCCCTGGGCGTGGATACCGTGTCGTCCGCCGCGCCGCAGGTGCGCGCGGGCAAGGTGCGCGCGCTGGCCGTCACCGGCGAGCACCGCATGCCGCAGTTGCCGGACGTGCCCACCTTCGCGGAAGCCGGCATTCCCCAGGTGTCGTTCGTGGGCTGGTACGCGCTGGCCGCCCCCGCGCGCACGCCCGCGCCGGTCATCGATACGCTGAACCGCGCGGTGGAAAAAATCATGCAGGACCCGCAAGTGCGCAAGGCGGTGTCGGACCTGGCGCTGGAACCCGTGTATTTGCCGGGCCAGGCGCTCAAGGACCAGATCGCGAAAGAAGTGAAAACGTTTGGCGACGTGGCCAAGCGGGCCGACATCAAGCTGGAATAG